A single genomic interval of Ammospiza nelsoni isolate bAmmNel1 chromosome 25, bAmmNel1.pri, whole genome shotgun sequence harbors:
- the TFAP2E gene encoding transcription factor AP-2-epsilon, whose translation MLVHSYPGMDRAEGLPGAPAGARLPQLPSLNQAPYGSAPPLCHTPAADFQPPYFPPPYPQPPLPYPQGQEPAYPHLADPYAALSPLHQHQQPAWPPQRGRQDEPGLLSQTHRALGLDPRREYPAVPRLLHGLPDGGHGLADGPLGLHGLGHHGLEDIQAVDDGGMNLLDQSVIKKVPIPSKANGATIPALSMSKDGLIGGVTNPNEVFCSVPGRLSLLSSTSKYKVTVGEVQRRLSPPECLNASLLGGVLRRAKSKNGGRCLRERLEKIGLNLPAGRRKAANVTLLTSLVEGEAIHLARDFGYVCETEFPAKAAAEYLCRQHSDPTELHTRKNMLLATKQICKEFADLIAQDRSPLGNSRPSLILEPGVQSCLTHFSLITHGFGGPAICAALTAFQNYLVESLKGLDKIFLNSTGNGHTAGDSKASDKEVKHRK comes from the exons ATGCTTGTGCACAGCTACCCGGGCATG GACCGAGCCGAGGGGCTGCCCGGGGCGCCGGCCGGGGCCCGCCTGCCGCAGCTGCCCTCGCTCAACCAGGCGCCCTATGGCTCGGCGCCGCCGCTCTGCCACACGCCCGCCGCCGACTTCCAGCCGCCCTACTTCCCCCCGCCGTACCCGCAGCCGCCGCTGCCGTACCcgcagggccaggagcccgCTTACCCTCACCTGGCGGACCCGTACGCGGCGCTCAGCCCcctgcaccagcaccagcagccgGCCTGGCCCCCGCAGCGCGGCCGGCAGGACGAGCCGGGGCTGCTCTCGCAGACGCACCGCGCCCTGGGGCTCGACCCTCGCCGCGAGTACCCCGCCGTGCCCCGCCTGCTCCACGGGCTGCCCGACGGCGGCCACGGCCTCGCCGACGGCCCGCTGGGCCTCCACGGCCTCGGCCACCACGGCCTCGAGGACATCCAG GCCGTGGACGACGGCGGCATGAACCTGCTCGATCAGTCCGTGATCAAGAAAG TGCCCATCCCCTCCAAGGCCAACGGCGCCACCATCCCCGCGCTGTCCATGAGCAAGGACGGCCTCATCGGAGGCGTCACCAACCCCAACGAGGTTTTCTGCTCCGTGCCCGGCcgcctgtccctgctgagctccaCCTCCAAGTACAAGGTGACGGTCGGGGAGGTGCAGAGGAGGCTCTCGCCCCCCGAGTGTCTCAACGCCTCTCTCCTCGGCGGGGTCCTCCGCAG agccAAATCAAAAAATGGAGGTCGGTGTTTAAGGGAAAGGTTAGAGAAAATTGGATTAAATCTACCTGCAGGAAGGCGCAAAGCTGCCAACGTCACCCTGCTCACATCCCTCGTGGAAG GTGAAGCCATTCACCTGGCCCGGGATTTTGGCTACGTCTGTGAAACCGAGTTCCCGGCCAAGGCAGCAGCGGAGTACCTGTGCCGGCAGCACTCCGACCCCACGGAGCTCCACACCAGGAAAAACATGCTGCTGGCCACCAA GCAAATTTGCAAGGAGTTTGCAGACCTGATCGCCCAGGATCGCTCTCCGCTGGGGAACAGCCGCCCCTCGCTGATCCTGGAGCCGGGCGTGCAGAGCTGCCTGACCCATTTCAGCCTCATCACCCACGGCTTCGGGGGCCCTGCCATCTGTGCCGCCCTCACCGCCTTCCAGAACTACCTGGTGGAGTCCCTCAAGGGGCTGGATAAAATATTCCTCAACAGCACGGGCAACGGGCACACGGCCGGGGACTCCAAAGCGTCAGACAAAGAGGTGAAGCATCGGAAATAA